GTTCAAGTCGATGAGTCCCGGCGCTCGGATGACGGCGGGCTTGTTGCTCGTGGCGGTCGTCGTGAGCCTCGGCTACTTGTTCAACGCGCAAGGCGCTGGTGCCGACACGTTTCTGTTGAACGGCCAATCTTTCTCGGCCGACGAGCTCTCGGCCATGGAAGCGGCCTTCGGCAAAGCGGGACTTTCCGATTACTCGGTCGACGGTTCGCGAGTGCGCATCGTGAAGTCGCGCCAGGCCGCGTTCTTGGGTGCTTTGGCCGATGGCGGCGCGCTCCCTGCGCACTTCGGCGACCATCTCAACTCGGCGGCCAATTCGCCGGGGCCGTTTACCAGCCGGGCTCAGCAAGAAGAAATGATGAAGGTCGCGAAGCAGAAGGAGCTCGCGATGGTGATCCGTTCGATGAGCGGAGTCGAAAACGCGGTCGTCCATTACGACATTCAAAAACGAAGCGGCGGCCTGAGCAACAACCAGATCGTCACCGCTTCGGTGAGCGTAAAGCCGCGCGGCAATCTGCAGCTCGAAGAGCACCGCGTGCCGATGATCCGCTCGCTCGTCGCCGCGGCCATCGCCGGGCTTTCGCCGGGGAACGTCACCGTCGTCGACATCAACGGTCGCGCCTATTCGGGCTCCGGAACCAACGGCGGCGGAGGGGCGATGGACGATCCGTACCTGAGCATGACGCGAGCCTACAAAGACATGATCGAAACCGGCATTCGCGATGCCTTGGCTTACGTGCCGGGCATTACTGCGACGGCGAACGTCGAGCTCGACCGCGAGATGGTGAAGAAGATCGTCGATACGAAGGTCGATCCGAAGACGATTCCGATCAGCCTCAAGACACAAGAGAACTCGCTGACGTCGAACTCCTCGACCGGAGCCGGCGGCCGAACCGGTTTGCAAGCGCAACAACCGAACCAACCCGCTTCGTTGCCCAACGGCGGCGGAGGAGGCTCGCAGACCGAAGACACACGCTCGACCAACGAGCAGATGAACGCCGCGTCGCACTCCAACTCCACGATCGAAATGGCGGGCCTGACGCCGAAGCGGGTTGCCGTGGCGATCGGAGTGCCGAGCGACTACTTCGAGAAAGTGTGGCAAGTACAAAACCCGCCGGCCGACGGAGCGGAAAAGAAGAAGCCCGACGCCGCGGCGCTCGCCACGGTCGAGGCTTCGGAAACGAAACGAATCAAAGAACATGTGATGCAGTTGATCCCGAAGCCGTTCGATCCGGCGCAACCGATCGACATGGCGACGCTCGTCACCGTCACGGCGTTCTCGCGCGTGGCACCGCCGGAGCTCATCGGGCCGAGCATCGTCGATCGGGGGCTCGACTGGTTCGCGCAGTCGTGGAGCACGCTCGGCATGATCGGGCTCGGGCTGTTCAGCTTGATGATGTTGAAGTCGTTCGTCGGTTCGGTAGTGCCGGCGAATCCGGCACCGGAAATCCAAGCGACGACGATCTCCAGCGAAGAAGACGATGAGCCGGCAGCGAAGGGATCGATAGCAGCTTCGGGCGAAAAAGATGCGAACGGCAAGTCGAAGCAGCGGACGTTGCAGCGTCGGCTCGGCACCGGCATGTCGCTGCGCGAAGAGTTGATCGACATGGTGCGCGAAGATCCCGAAGCGGCCGCGAACGTGTTGCGTAGCTGGATCGGCAACGCGACGTAGTAAAGCCGTGAAGCGGATCAACGAGTCGGGCACTTAATCAAAGATCGGAACATACGATGGCGGGAAGCGACGAACAACTTCGCAAGGCGGCCGTGCTCGTCGCGGCACTCGATGCCGATTCGGCCGACGCGCTGCTCGATCGGATGTCGCCCATTCAGGCAGGGCTGATCCGCCGGATGCTCGTCGAGATCATCGACGTCGATCCGCGCGAACAAGAAATTTTGATGGCGGAGTTCGTCGGACGTCCGACCGGCCCGGCTGCCGAAGCCGGCGTGTCGCTCGAACTTTCGAGCCTAGCCGGCGAGTTGCCTGTCGCTACGGAACGTGCGCAGCCGGCGTTTCGCTTTTTGCAGGAAGCTCCGGACGAAGACTTACGGGAGTTGCTCAAAGGGGAACGGCCGCAAACCGTGGCCGTCGTCGTTTCGCATCTGCCGTCGCAACGCGCGGCCGAAGTGCTCGCGACGTTGCCCGATGCGCTGCAGGCCGACGTGATGCGGCGCTTGGCGCGATTGGACGAAACGGATGTCGAGGTGTTGGCCGATGTCGAGAAGGCGCTCGAGCGCCGGTTTCGTCGTCGCTTGCAGCCCGACGCCGGACGCTTGGCCGGAGTCGGCGCGGTGAAGGGGATCCTCGACGACGCTTCGCCCGACCAGCGCCGCAACTTGCTCTCGAACATTGCTCGACAAGACCCGAGCTTGGCGTCGCGGCTGACGCGGTCGACCGTGACGTTCGCCGCTCTCGCGACCTTGACCGATGCCGCTTTGCGCACGCTCTGCGAAACGGCCGACCACGAAGCGCTCGTCGTGGCGCTAGCCGGCGGCGAGTTGGACTTCACGCGCAGGATCGCCGGCGTGTTGCCGCGCATGCGGGCCGCGAAGTTGCAAGCTGACATCGATTCGCTGGGCCCGACGCGACTGAGCGACGTCGAGCTCGCGCAGGACGAGATCGTGCATACGGCGCGGTTTTTGGAAAACTCCGGTCGGCTCGCTTGGCTCGATGGCGCAGCGCTGAACGAACTCGCACAGCGCACCTCCGCTCAAGCCGCCTAACTCCTTTCGCGAACCATTACGGAAACGATTCACGACATGGCCTCGATCATCAAAGCCGGCGAAATGAGCTCCCTCGCGGGGAGCAACTCGGCGTTCAACTTCGACGACATGGCGCAACATGCCGACGCCTATGTGCGGCAAGTGCGCGAGCAGGCCGGAAAGATCGTCGCGGATGCGCGGAAGCAGGCCGACCAGATTCGTCAACAGGCCGAGATCGATGGGCTGAAAGCGGCACGGCAGAAGATGCAGGCGCAAGTCGAAGCGGAAACAGCCAAACGGATGGAAGCGATTTTGCCGGCCGTGCGGAGCGTCGTCGAAGAAACGCTGACGGCGAAAGAAGCCTGGCTCGCGAAATGGGAACGGGACGGAGTTCATCTCGCGACCCGCATCGCCGAGCGCATCTTGCGGCGCGAACTAGCCCAGCGACCGGAACTGCCGCTCACGCTGGTGCGCGAGTCGCTCGAACTGTCGGCGGCCGGCGAAGGGGTGCGGATCTCTATGAACCCGACCGATCTCGCGGCGTTCGGCCTGCAGATCGAAGCGCTGCTGCGCGAGATGAAACGGTCGGGCGAAGCCGAAGTGGTCGAAGACGAAGCGATCGCTCGCGGTGGCTGCCGCGTCGAAACGAAGCACGGCATGATCGACCAACGAATCGAAACCCAATTGCAAAGAATCGAAGAAGAACTGACCTGAGTGAAGTGATAAATGCTAAGTGATAAATGCTAAGTGACGGACATGAAGCTCGATCCAACTCCGGACATTTATCATTTATCACTTAGCATTCTCCGACCCCTGACCTCCGACCCCTGACCCCTTCCGCTCCATGCTCGAACTTGCCGACCAACTCGACGACATTCTCCCCGCGGCGCTGGAAGGGCGGATCGTGCGCACGATCGGCATGACGGCCGCTGCGGCGGGCTTTCCGGCTCCGGTCGGGGCGCTGGTCGAGATCCAACGGCATGCCGGTCCGCCGCTGGAGGCCGAAGTGATCGGCTTTCGCGACGACCTCACGCTGCTGTTCCCCTTCGCCGATCTCGCCGGGATTCGCCAGGGAGATCGGGTCCGACTGAAACGAACGAAGAACCTGCTGCGCGTCGGCGAACAGTTGCTCGGGCGGGTCATCGATGCCCGCGGTATCGCGATCGATGGGCGGCCGCAACCGATGCTCAGCGATCGGGCTCCGCTCGATCGGAAACCGCCGAACCCCGTCGAACGTCCGCGAATCGACAAGCCGATCTCGACCGGCGTGCGCGTGATCGACGGCTTGCTCACCTGCGGACAAGGGCAGCGGATGGGGATCTTCGCCGGCTCGGGAGTCGGCAAGAGCGTGACGCTCGGCATGATGGCGAAGTACACGTCGGCCGATGTGAACGTGATCGCGCTGATCGGCGAACGAGGCCGAGAGTTGAACGAATTTCTTGAACGAGACCTCGGACCGCAAGGACGCGCGCGCAGCGTCGTCGTCGCGGCGACGAGCGATGAGCCGGCGCTGTTGCGCGTGCGGGCCGCCTTCGCGGCGACCGCCGTAGCGGAATGGTTTCGCGATCGCGGGAAGAACGTCCTGTTGATTATGGATTCGCTGACTCGGTTTGCCTTGGCCCAGCGCGAGATCGGTCTCGCGGCCGGCGAGCCTCCGACGACGCGCGGCTTTCCGCCCTCAGTGTTTGCGCTGTTGCCGAAGCTCGTCGAACGGGCCGGGCGCACGAAGCAAGGGAGCATCACGGCGTTCTACTCCGTGCTCGTCGAAGGGGATGATGAAAACGAACCGATCGCCGACTGCGTGCGCGGCTTGCTCGACGGCCACACTTGGCTCTCGCGCAAGATCGCTTCGCGGAATCATTATCCGGCGGTCGATGTGCTGGCGAGCTTGAGTCGGTTGATGAGCGAAGTCGCATCGCCCGAGCATCGCGACGCGGCGGGGATCGTGCGCGAGTTGATGGCTTCGTATCGCGACAACGAAGACTTGATTTCGATCGGCGCCTATCGCAAAGGCTCGAACCGGACGATCGATCTGGCGATCGAGATGCAAGAAATCATCAACACGTTTTTGAAACAAGAAGTGTCGGAGTCGTGTACGGTCGCGCAAGCGCAGCAGTTGCTCGCGCAGATCAAGCAAATTTGCCAGCAGAAGGTCAAAGCGGCGGTCGGAAACGAACCGGCCGCGGTTGGAAGTCGTTAAAGGTTTTAGTCCGAAAATACGTCGTATTGAGCCGGATCGTCGAGTTTTATGGCTGCGTTTAAGTTTCGCTTACAGACGTTGGTACGCATCCGCGAGGGAGCTCGCGACGAGCGGCGCGAGCAATTAGCCGAAGTGCTGCGCATCGACGAAGCGCTGCAGGCGCAGCTTACCGACTTAGAGCGCGACCGGCATCAAGCGCGACGAGAACAGACGTTCGGAGTCGGGCGAGTCGACGTCGATCGGATGCTCGGAATGCAGCGCTACGAAGCGCTCCTCATTGCCGAAATCGAACACGTGCAAAGGCAGCGCACGAAAGTGGGCGAAGAGTTGGAACGCCGCCGGCTGGCGCTCTTGGAAGCCGATCGCGAGGTGCGCGTGTTGGAGAAGCTGCGCGAAGTCCGCCTGGCGGAGTATCGCGCGGAGACGGCGGTAGCGGAAATGAAAGTCACCGATGAAGCGGCGGCGAGATGCGTCGGAGAGGAGTTCGATCGATGAACAAACTCTTTAACGGCTTGGCATCGCTCGTCATCTATCTCTTGGTAGGGCAAGCGCTGGCGGTGTTGGTCCTCTTCGGCGTCGTTGCGCTGAAGGGAGGCTTCTCGCACGACAAGCTCCGGCAGATTATGGCCGTCATTCAAGGAGTCGATCTACTCGCGCTGCGCGAAGGGGTCGAAGAGGATCGCACGAAGGATCATAGCGAACAACTCTCGTTAGCCGATATTGCCGAGGCCCGCGCGAGAAAGTCGCGCGATCTCGAGCTTCGCGAACAAGAATTGCGTAATCAATTGGCGCGCGCGACGTCGATGCAAAGAGTAGTAGCCGACGATACGGAGCGCTATCAACGGATGACGGCCGACTTCGAAACGCGGCTCAAGATGTTGCGCGAGGGAACCATCGCGGCGAGTTTGGAGAATGCCCGCCTGCTGCTGGAGAGCGTGAAGCCGAAGCAAGCGAAAGAGCAACTGCAAAAGATGCTCGACGGCGGCGAGATGAAGCAAGCGGTCTCGCTTTTGTCGGGCATGCCGATCGAGAAACGCGCGAAGATCGTGGCGGAGTTTAAGAACGAAAAAGAGTCGGAAGAATTGGCCGAGATGCTCCGCTTGATTCGCGCCGGCGAACCGGAAGTGACCGTGATCGACGAGACCGCGAAGCAGATCAAACAGCAAGGAACATGACGTCGCGGCCTGACCGTCGGTCGAGCCGCGCGGAACGAAGAACATCTTTAGAGTCGTCCCCCAGAGTTGACTTCGAGAAGACGAGGAAGCTTGTGCCTTTCGCCATAGAACCGACCGCATCGCCTGCCTTGGAAATCCCTGCGCCGATCGTCTCGACACCGTCGTCGAACGAGCGAGCGACGGGCTCGGTGCCGTCGTTTCAGGACCATCTCGAACGGGCCGGCCGCACGCCCGACGCACGCCGCGACGAACCGTCATCGTCGGAGTCGCGTGCCGAACGGAACGAGCGCGACGATCGTCGCGATGCAGCTTCCGCAAGTAGCGACCAAGCGGGAGAGCGCGCCGAGGCCGAGCGCCGCGAAGAACGGACGGACCCGACTCCGAGAAACGACGGAGACGCGACCGAGCCGCAGAAAGACAACGCCGAGAAAGCAAGCAAGGACGCTCCTCCGAAAGTCGACGGGAAAAAGAAGCACGGCTCGTCCGATCGACATCATGAGAAGAAGAAGGGGGAAGATACGACCGGAGTGGCCGTCGTCGCTGCGGCGGTCGTACAAGAGCCCGCGGCGAAAGATACAGTGTCGAAAGACGAAGTGACGCTGACAGAAGCGGGCCCCGAAGCAGACGCCGCCGCGGCTGCCATTGCCGAAGCGGCCCGAGCGGCAGCGAAAGAGACCGCGAAGCCGACGGTAGCGATCGCAGGTAAAGGTCGTCACGTCGATCCTACGAAAGCAACTGCTACGAAAGCGGTCGTGTCGGAAGAAGACGCAGTGAAGGCCAAGGCTGAGCAAGCAACCGCCGCAGCTGAGCAGAATGCGACGAAAGAAACGCCGGAAGTCGATCCTGCCGTCGTGGCTACGGCTGCGCCGGTCGTGTCGGAGTTGAGCAGCACGCAGACTCCGAAAAAATCCGATAAGAACGTGAAGCCGGCCGCTGCGACCGCGGAGACGACCGTAACAACGGAAGCGGTTGCCGAGGTCGCGACGACGGAAGCTCCGCAACCGACTGCCGAAGCGAAAGCCGCGACCGACGCGCCGGCGAGCAAGCCGGAGAAGACGGAAGAAAAGCACGACGGTGCCGGCAAGAACGAAGCGGCTTCGACCGCGGCGACCTTCGCCGCGCAGTTGTCGAGTGCCGTCGAGGCGACGACGTCGACCAACGGCGCAACGACGACGGCCGTCGCACAGGATGCCGCGGCAAGCATCGATGCGGCTTCTGCGGCAACGACGCCATCGGCCGGAAGGACGGACAATTCGACCGGCACGACGACGAAGCTCAGTCCCGATCGAGTGGCGACGAACGAAACGTTTCGGGCGGCGTTGTCTACCGAAACGGCTGCGGCCCGTGCGACGGGAAGCGACGTCGAGCAAAGCGGCGGCTTGTCGACCGCCGATCGCGCCAGGTTCGTGCAACGTGTGGCGCGTGCCGTGCGCACGACGCACGAGCGTGGGGGCGAGTTGCAGATTCGCTTGAGCCCGCCGGAGCTCGGCCAGTTGCGGTTGCAGGTGCAGATGACCGACGGAACCCTTTCGGCGCGGATCGAGGCGGAGACTCCGCAAGCGAAGCAACTGCTGACCGAAAACCTCGGCGTGTTGCGCGATCGGCTGGCGGAACAGAACGTACGCGTCGAGCGGATCGACGTCGAATTGATGAACACCGGCAACGGCGGCTCGCCGAACATGCAGGATCGGCGCAACGATCCTCCGCAAGAATCGCTCCGCCGCGGCTTCGGCACGGCGCCGCGCGGCGCCGACACGGTCGATGCCGGAGCGGCCGACCCGCGCGCAAGCGGTACTACGCCGACGACCGCCGGGCGGCTCAACGTCGTGATCTAAACGAACCGAAGCTCAACCGTGAACAACCAACGAACTCACTCGAATCCGATAACCAACGAGGCACACGAATGGCTACCGATACCAGCGTCGGCTCCGGCACGACACCGAAGGTCGATCGCTCGAAGCTGCCGCAGCAAGTCGACAAGTTCAACAATTTGAAGTCGGAAGACTACATCAAGCTGATGGTCTCGGAACTTCAAAACCAAGATCCGTTGAACCCGATGGACAATGCGCAGATGTTGCAGCAGGTGAGCCAGATTTCGAGCATTCAATCGACGAATAACTTGTCGACGACGTTGAACTCGGTGTTGCTCGGCCAAAATCTTTCGAGCGTCGGCTCGTTGATCGGCAAAGGAGTGATCGGCATCACCGACGCCGGAACGGCCGTGCAAGGGATCGTCGATAGCGCATCGATCGTCGACGGCAAGCCGTATCTCAACGTGCCGAAGGCCGATGGTACGTCGTTGGATCAAGTCTCGCTCTCGAATATTTCGCAGGTTCTTTAAACGCAAGAATGCCCGACGGACGCAACGGTCGGACGATGCCGGGGCAGCATCGCAAATTCCTTCACACTTAACTTCGTCGCTCGATAAAGGGGCCAGATCATGGGCTTGTCTTCGGTATTCAATACGGCCGTCACCGGTTTGCAGGCGAGCGAAACGATGATCGACGTCGCAGGCAACAACGTCGCGAACTCGAACACGATCGGCTTCAAGAAGTCGGAAGCGTTGTTTTCGACGCAGTTCTTGCAGACGTTGGGGCTCGGCTCCGCACCGTCCGACGGCACCGGCGGTACGAACCCACGCCAGATCGGCCTCGGTACGCAGGTACAAGCGATTCGTCCCGACTTCACGCAAGGAACGATCGCGATCAGTTCCAATCCCTCGGACTTGGCGCTCCAGGGAGACGGGTTCTTCATCGTGCGCAGCTCGAGCGGTGAGCAACTCTATACGCGCAACGGTAAGTTCGAGTTGAACTCGCAGAGCGAGCTCGTTTCGGCAGGGGGCGAGCGCTTGCTCGGCTTCGGCATCGACGACAATTACCAAATTCAATCGACGACGCTGCAGTCGTTGACGATCCCGTTGGGTTCCGCGGCGGTCGCGAAGCCGACTGAGAACGTATATCTGCAAGGGACCTTGACGCCGACCGGAGCCGTTGCCGAGGCGGACAAGGGTGAGATCATCGCCTCGCGCGTCTTCAGCGACGGCTCGAAGGGCTACCCGACCACTTCGCCGAGCACTTCGATCGTGAATCTGCCGTCGACCGGCGCCGGCGCCGTTCCCGGCACCACTCCCGGCTCGATTCCCGACGGCACTTATCGCTACAAGTTCGTTTATGTAGACGCTAGCGGGAACGAGTCGACCGCTTCCACCCCGATCGGGCCGTTTACGGTTACCAACCCCACGACCAACTCGGTCGATCTCACGCTTCCGGCCGCGCCGTTGGGCTATACGACGACGCGTATCTACCGCACGGACGACACCACCTCGCCGTTTACTTACGACAAGATCGCGGACATCGCGGGCACGTCGACCGCTTACACCGATATCGCGGCTGCGGGCACCACGCCGCCGCTCACGGAAAGCGGCCTGATCGCCGGAGCGAGCTACAGCTACTACGTCACTTGGTACAACTCGCTCACCGGCCAAGAGAGCCGGCCGGTGTCTTCGATCGGTGCGCAAACCATCGGTGCAGATGGTCAGAAGATCGCACTGACGAACATCCCTCAACCTCCCACGGTCGCGCCGCCGGCATCTCCCGAATACGACCAGGTGCGCATCTATCGCAGCCTGGGAGACACATCGAACCAGCCGACCGAGCAATTCCGCCTCACGTTGCCGACCGGTTTCTCAGGCACGACCTATATCGACGGACAAAGCGATGCGTCGATCAACAACGATCTGAATAAGATCAATCTCGACGGACCCCCGATTTCGCTCACTACCTCGCTGAAAGACTTGGTCTATCTCGACGGCTCCAGCTACGTGCATGCGTTTCAGCCCGGCGCTACGTTTCAAGACGGCACCTTTACGTTCACGGGCCGCAAGGGAGATCGGGCGTTGACTGCCAAATCGTTGGCGATCGATGCGACGACGAACGTGCAAGACCTCGCCGACTTCATGGAAGAGGAAATGGGCATTCAGGCGATCAGCGGCAACGAAGGAGGGAGCATCACTCCCGATAGTCGACTGCAATTCATCGGCAACACGGGTGCCGACAACAAGTTGGAAATTCGTCTCTCGGGCATGCAGTTCACGCCGACCGGATCGACATCGACTTCTCAGGTGAACATGGCTTATACGTCGACGCAAGCAGCGACGGGCCAAAGCGCCGTGGCCGACTTCGTCGCTTACGACTCGCTGGGCATCGCCGTGAACGTGCGCGTGACGACCGTCTTGGAATCGCGCACCGGTACGGAAACCGTTTACCGTTGGTTCGCCGACTCCGGCGACAACGATCCGCGCGTCGGCAACAACATCGCGGTCGGTTCGGGCACGATCAAGTTCGACGGCGAAGGAAAGTTCATCTCGGCGTCCAACTCTTCCGTCGCGATCTCGCGCGAGCACATTCCTTCGACTTCGCCGATGGAATTCGAACTCGACTTCACGCAAATCTCGGGGCTTTCGGCTACGAAGAGCACCCTCTCGGCCACGCGCCAAGATGGTTTCCCGCCCGGCAAGTTGACCAGCTATTTGATCGGTGAAGACGGCAAGATTCGCGGCGTGTTCGACAACGGAACCGAACGGGATCTGGGCCAGATCGTGTTGGCTCGCTTCGCCAATCCGTCGGGCCTCGAACAACGGGGTCAGAATCTCTACAGCTCCGCGGTCAACTCCGGGTTGCCGGTTACTGGCAAGCCGGGCGATCAAGGAATCGGCACCGTCGTGTCGGGCGCGGTCGAGCAATCGAATACCGACATCAGCAAGAGCCTCATCGACCTGATCTCGGCATCGACGCAGTATCGGGGCAACGCGCGCGTCATCACGGCTGCGCAACAGCTGCTCGACGAACTTCTGAACTTGCGCCGGTAGGTCGACGTTTTCCGAATAGCCGACTTCGACGAAGAGACCTTTTACGATGATCAAAGTGACGAACCTCAGCGGCGAACCGTTTTTGCTCAATGCGGAACTGATCCGCTACGTCGAAGCTCGGCCCGACACGTTCATTACCTTGTTGCAGGGAGAGCGCATCGTCGTGCGCGAAACGATGGACGAAGTGTTGCATCTGACGCTCGACTATCAACGCTCGAAGCATTTCGTGCCGCTGCGTCGACACGCCGCCGCTTCCGCGACCGGCGAGTTCGAACTGCCGCCCCTGTTCGATGAGGCGGCCGCTTGAGTACCAGAAACGTGGTGATCTATGGATCCTAAAAAGCCCTACATCGACATCGCGTCGATCCTCGGCGTCGTCACCGCTTTGGCGGCGATGGTCTATGCGGTGCTTGCCGGCGGCGGCAGCGCGGGGGCGTTTATCGACTATCCCTCGTTGGCTTGCGTCGGCGGCGGCAGCATCGCTGCGCTCTTGATGTGTTATCCGCTGAAGAACGTAATGACGATCGGTAAGGTTTATAAAGTCGTCTTCGTCAATCAGTTGCCCGACGTTCCGGCTGTGATCGAGACGCTCGTGTCGCTGTCCGAAACGGCGCGTCGCGAAGGGTTGCTCGCGCTGGAGAATAAGATCGGCAGTCTGAAGGATCCGTTTATCGTGCTCGGTATTCAAATGGCGGTCGACGGCACTCGGCCCGAGATCATCGAAGAGGTGCTGCGAACGGAAATCGAATCGAAGGCGATGCGCCATAGCGTCGGCAAGGGGCTGATCGATCAGCTCGGAAAGTACGGTCCGGCGTTCGGAATGATCGGCACGCTGTTGGGGCTCGTGATCATGCTCGGCAATATGTCCGATCCGAATTCGATCGGGCCGGGAATGGCCGTGGCCTTGCTGACGACGCTCTACGGTGCGCTCTTGGCGAATGCGATCTGTCTGCCGTTTGCCGAAAAGCTCAACTTTCTCAACAAGCAAGAATTGCTGGCGATGGAGATCGTGCTGAAGGGAATCATGGCGATCCAGTCGGGCGACAACCCGCGCGTCATCCAGCAGAAGCTCAATATGTATTTGCCGCCGAAGGCCCGAACCCGCGGCTTCAAAGCGGCGTGAGCGCCGGGAAATCGAGATGACCGCGTATGGCGTTTCAAGAAGACCCGCCGGCAAGCTTGCCCGATTGGTTCGTCACCTACGGCGACATGATGTCGCTCTTGCTGACGTTCTTCATCATGCTCGTTTCGATGAGCGAACTGAAAACCGATAGCCGCGTATTGTCGGCCGTCGATGCGCTGCAGAAGCAATTCGGCAACGACAAGGAAAACGTACCGGGTGCCGCACGCCAAAGGGGCGCGAAAGTCGAAGCACCGCTCGGCCCGAACGCACTCGTGCAAGGTCTGCGACCGGGTCGGCAAGTGATGGCCGGCGGCACGATTCTGTTCGACGAAAACGTCGTCGCGCCGACGGACGACGAGGTTGCGAAGTTGCGGCTCATTGCCGAGCAGTTTCAAGGCAAAGCGCAGATGATCGAGATCCGCGGCCACACCTCGCGCCGGCCGTTGCCCAAAGACTCGCAGTTGACCGACCATTGGGATTTGGCCTTCGCCCGCTGTCGGGAAGTGCAGACCCGGCTCGAAGGGATGGGCATCGACCCGAAACGGATCCGGCTCTCGCTTTCGGCCGGAAACGAGCCGGTTTACAGCGGCGACGACTACTTGCGCCGCAAAGCCAACTCGCGCGTCGAGGCGTTTCTATTGAACGAATATGCCAGTGATTACGAAAATGCCGACGGCGCAGCCCCCAGCGACGTCAAACCCTAAGCGAGCGGCGCGGACGATTCCGTAAGCTAGAGTTGTTTCGGAAAGCGTCGATCGGTGACGTGATGGCGTAGTTTTTTCGAGCGGTAAACGGTTATGGCAGCTCCTCACGAAAAAGAAGCGGCGCATGCAGGTCCGGCGAAGGTCGGTCTGCTTTCCAAACTGTTGCCGGCATTGATAGTCATCGCCGTCGTGACGGGCGAAGGGGTCGCCGCGTTCATGTTGATGCCGTCGGTCGAGCAAAATGCGAAGGCCGCGCAGGAAGCTCTCGCCGCGAAGCCTCCGGAGCCCGAGCACAACGCCCACGACGCCGAGCTTTCGGAAGTCGATTTGGAGCCATTTAAGATCACGTCGTTTCAGCCGGCATCGAGCATTACGTTGCGCGTCGAGTTCCATCTGTTCGGGATGGTGCCGGCAGACAAAGCCGAAGCGTTTAAGACGTTGTATGAAGCGAAGAAAAATCGGGTGCGCGACAACGTCAACGGCATCATTCGCAGCGCCGAAATGAACGACCTCACCGACCCGGGGTTGGGCTTGATCAAACGGAAGATATTAGAGACAACTAACAAGGCGCTCGGAAAGCCGTTGCTCGAAGGAGTGATGTTCTCCGAGTTCACGTTCTTAGAACAGTAGTGAAGGAAACGTAGTTTCCGAAGCTGTTGTTTGCGAAGAGCGGCGTTATCAGAGTTGTCCGCGCAGTCGAAGTCGCCATCGCGCCAGGAGGGTGCAGGCACGACTGTTTCGTCCTAGCGAGTTGCTTCGCTCAGATCGTTTCGCGTCGAGAGTTGGCGGCTGTGAGGCCGTCGACCGTGACGCTTTCGGCTAAAGGAATGGATTCCGATGCCCGGCGACGAATCAAATCAGGTCAGCGCGAGCGAGATCGAAGAACTCTTGCGCCAAGCGCGCGAAGGAACCGCTCCCGGCGGTTCGCCCGCGGCAGGGGCTTCTTCCACGGCGACCTCGGACGCTTCAGGCGCAGGGGCGACGCATGCCGACTCGACCGTGTCGTCGAAGCCCGGTGTGTCGAAACCGGCCGCTAAGCCGGTCGTGCCG
The sequence above is a segment of the Planctomycetia bacterium genome. Coding sequences within it:
- a CDS encoding OmpA family protein; the encoded protein is MAFQEDPPASLPDWFVTYGDMMSLLLTFFIMLVSMSELKTDSRVLSAVDALQKQFGNDKENVPGAARQRGAKVEAPLGPNALVQGLRPGRQVMAGGTILFDENVVAPTDDEVAKLRLIAEQFQGKAQMIEIRGHTSRRPLPKDSQLTDHWDLAFARCREVQTRLEGMGIDPKRIRLSLSAGNEPVYSGDDYLRRKANSRVEAFLLNEYASDYENADGAAPSDVKP
- a CDS encoding motility protein A, producing MDIASILGVVTALAAMVYAVLAGGGSAGAFIDYPSLACVGGGSIAALLMCYPLKNVMTIGKVYKVVFVNQLPDVPAVIETLVSLSETARREGLLALENKIGSLKDPFIVLGIQMAVDGTRPEIIEEVLRTEIESKAMRHSVGKGLIDQLGKYGPAFGMIGTLLGLVIMLGNMSDPNSIGPGMAVALLTTLYGALLANAICLPFAEKLNFLNKQELLAMEIVLKGIMAIQSGDNPRVIQQKLNMYLPPKARTRGFKAA
- a CDS encoding flagellar basal body-associated FliL family protein is translated as MAAPHEKEAAHAGPAKVGLLSKLLPALIVIAVVTGEGVAAFMLMPSVEQNAKAAQEALAAKPPEPEHNAHDAELSEVDLEPFKITSFQPASSITLRVEFHLFGMVPADKAEAFKTLYEAKKNRVRDNVNGIIRSAEMNDLTDPGLGLIKRKILETTNKALGKPLLEGVMFSEFTFLEQ